DNA from Agathobaculum sp. NTUH-O15-33:
TGTATCCGACCGCCGCCGCCAGCAAAACGTGCTGCACGCGCTCAGCCGCGAGTATTTCGCCCTGTATTATATCGATCTGGAGGAGGACATGTTCCAGACCATTCGCACCTCGCCCACAACCGACGCGCTGCTCGACGTATCCCACCATACCCGGTACAGCGAGACCATACGCCAGTACATCCTCAAGCTGGTGCATCCGGACGACCGCGCCGCGGTCTCGGCTTTTTGCGCCCTGTCCAGCCTGCACGAGCTTACGGCGGAGCAGCCGGAACGCAGGCACACGTTCCGCAAGCTGGTGGGCGAAAACTATGAATGGATGCAGATGCGCTTTATCCTCAGCAGCGACAGCGGCGGCGCGCCGCCGTCGGTCACGCTCGCGGTGCGCAACATAGACGAAGACATTCGCCAGCAGTTGGAGACCAAGCAGCTTTTAGAGGACGCGCTGCGCCGCGCCGAAAACGCCAACATGGCGAAAAGCGATTTTCTTTCCAAAATGAGCCACGATATCCGCACGCCGATGAACGCCATCATCGGAATGACGGCGCTGGCTGCCGCCGGGACCGGCGATGAAGCGCGCGTGCGCGACTGTTTGGACAAGATCGCCCTATCGAGCAAGCACCTGCTCGGCCTGATTAACGAGGTGCTCGATATGTCCAAGATCGAAAGCGGCAAGCTTGACCTAAACCTTGCGCGCACCTCGCTGCCCGAGCTGATCGAAGGCTCGCTTTTGCTGGTGCAGCCCAATATCGAGCAAAAGCACCTGCATTTGACCGTCGATCTCAAGCATATCAAACACAAGCAGGCAAAGTGCGACGCGCTGCGGTTGCAGCAAATTCTGGTCAACATTCTGTCCAACGCCTGCAAATACACGCCCGATGGAGGCAGCATCCACTTTTGCGCCGCCGAGCTGCCCGCCTCGCGCCCCGGCCACGGCCAATACCGGCTGCTTTGCCGGGATACCGGCATCGGCATGAGCGAAGACTTCCAAAAGCATTTGTTTGAGCCCTTTGCCCGCGCCGACGATACCCGTACCAGCCGGCAAAACGGCACCGGACTGGGCATGGCCATCGCCTACAATCTGGTTCGCATGATGGGCGGCACGATCACTTGCGAAAGCAAGCTCGGCGCGGGCACGGCCTTTACCGTAACGCTGACGCTCGAACTGGCGGACGGCGCCGTCGAGCCTGCCGCCGTTCCGGTCGCTGAAGGCAAGCGGCGCTCGCTTGCCGGAAAGCGGCTGCTGCTGGTTGAGGACAACGCGCTCAATCAAGAAATCGCGCAGGAATTTTTGCGCATGGCCGGCGCGGAGGTCATTTCTGTCGACGACGGACAGCAGGCGGTGGACCGTTTCGCCGCCTCGGCGCCGCATGCGTTCGACGCGATCCTGATGGATATCCGCATGCCCATAATGGACGGCTACGCCGCGACGCGCGCCATCCGGGCGTTGTCCCGGCCGGACGCCGCGATCATCCCCATCATCGCTATGACGGCGGATGCGTTCGCGGAGGATGTGCAGCGCGCCAAGGACGCGGGCATGAACGCGCATATCGCCAAGCCTGTCGACGTGGATCAGCTGCTTCGCCTGCTCAGTCTCTGGACTTAACCCTGCAAACGGGACGCGGCGGCCGCTTAAAAGCGGCCGCCGCGTCCCGTTTGAGGAAAGGAGAAAGAAGCTGTGTGCGTCTACACAATGTGCCGTGGACGCGCACCTTAATCGTGCATACGCCACATGTTGTTTTTAACCTTCAGGTACTCGTGCAGGCCGTAGGTGCCGTATTCGCGGCCCGTTCCGCTGTTTTTATTGCCGCCGAACGGACAGGCCATATGCATGCCGTTAGGCAGGTTGACCCAAACCGAGCCCGCGTTGAGCCGCCGCCCGATCTGATACGCCTTTTTCAGGTCTTCGGTAAAGATATTCGCGCCAAGGCCGAAGTCCGTCGCGTTGGCCAGCTCGATCGCGTCCTCCAGCTCGGTATAGGTCGCCACGCAAAGCACCGGGCCGAATATCTCCTGCCGCCAAGCGTCCATATCGGGCGTTACGCCGGTCAGGATGGTCGGGCGGTAGAACGGCCCCTCCGCGCACAGGCCTTCCATATACCGTTCGCCGCCATAATACAGCGCCGCGCCTTGCTCAACCGCGCGGCGCACGTGGCCGTGCACCCGGTTCAAATGTTCCATGCTAATGAGCGCGCCCATGCGGGTCTCATCGTCCAGCGGGTCGCCGATGCGGACCTGATCGCACTTTTGGGCCAGCAGCTCCAAATACGCGTCCTTCACGCGCTCGTGTACGATGGCGCGCGTCATCGCGCAGCACACCTCGCCTTGGTTAAAGGTGAAGCCCTCGATCTGGCAGGTGGTCGCAATATCGAGATCGGCGTCCGGCTCGATGATTACACCGCCCTTGCCGCCCAGTTCGAGCACCAGCTTTTTGATGACCTTGGATGCGGCGGACAGGTGCATCAGTTGCCGCCCGACCTCTTCCGAGCCGGTAAAACCGACCACGTCCACCTCCGGGTCGCGCACCAGCCATTCGCCGACCGTCGCGCCGCTGCCCTGCACCAGATTGACCACGCCGCGCGGGAACCCGGCCTCCTCGCACGCTTCCGCGACCATGGCCGCAGTCGTCGGCGTGATGGACGAACCCTTGATCACGCAGGTATTGCCCGCCGCCAGCGCGGGCGCCATCGAACGCGTGAGCAGATGAATCGGGAAGTTATAGGGCGCGATGATCGCGGCCACGCCGTACGGCTCGTAGGTGACAAAATCAAAATCCCGGAAATTGCAATCGCCCAGCGGGATCACATCGCCCTTGATCTCAAGGGCGAGACCCGCAAAGTACTCGAACGCCCAAATGGCGACGCGGGTATCGAATCCAAACGTATCGAACACCGGCTTGCCTGTCTCGGCCGCTTCGACCTCCGCCATTTCGCGCTGCCTGCGCCGCATGACGGCGGCGGCTTTCCGCATATAGCCCGCGCGTGTTTCCGCATCCAGCCCGGCCCACAGGGGGGCCGCCGCCCGGGCGGCGCGGCACGCCTCGGCCACGTCGGCCTGCGTGGAAACCGCGAATTCGTTCACCGCCGCGCCGGTCGCCTTGTTATACGAGGCGAACCTTTTTCCCTCCGACCCGCCGCGCCACGCGCCGTCGATAAAAAGCGGAAAATAACGCATGAATAAAACCTCCTCACTCAATGGACGCGCGCATGATCGCGTCCTGATCAAACTGTGCCTTTGTGAATTCGCCGTTGATGCGGCCGCTGCGCACG
Protein-coding regions in this window:
- a CDS encoding aldehyde dehydrogenase family protein — protein: MRYFPLFIDGAWRGGSEGKRFASYNKATGAAVNEFAVSTQADVAEACRAARAAAPLWAGLDAETRAGYMRKAAAVMRRRQREMAEVEAAETGKPVFDTFGFDTRVAIWAFEYFAGLALEIKGDVIPLGDCNFRDFDFVTYEPYGVAAIIAPYNFPIHLLTRSMAPALAAGNTCVIKGSSITPTTAAMVAEACEEAGFPRGVVNLVQGSGATVGEWLVRDPEVDVVGFTGSEEVGRQLMHLSAASKVIKKLVLELGGKGGVIIEPDADLDIATTCQIEGFTFNQGEVCCAMTRAIVHERVKDAYLELLAQKCDQVRIGDPLDDETRMGALISMEHLNRVHGHVRRAVEQGAALYYGGERYMEGLCAEGPFYRPTILTGVTPDMDAWRQEIFGPVLCVATYTELEDAIELANATDFGLGANIFTEDLKKAYQIGRRLNAGSVWVNLPNGMHMACPFGGNKNSGTGREYGTYGLHEYLKVKNNMWRMHD